One Aegilops tauschii subsp. strangulata cultivar AL8/78 chromosome 7, Aet v6.0, whole genome shotgun sequence genomic window carries:
- the LOC109740092 gene encoding uncharacterized protein: protein MGDKLSYVLQIHLDSSNNEAKYEALLYGLRMAISFGVRRLMVYGDSHLVVNQVMKEWDIRSLAMTGYCNVVRKREKKFEGLELHHIPQIKNQAADDLAKIGSTRKPIPSNVFLEHIHTPSIQEDPFTEEPPQQISSTNLTKIEVPAVVDLIMEVLVITPDWTVPYIAYLLRQELPEDEDEARQIVRRSKAFMVISAQLYRESVTGVAQRCISPEEGRMILNEIHSGTCGHHASSRTIVAKAY from the coding sequence ATGGGTGACAAGCTCAGCTATGTGCTCCAGATCCACTTAGATTCTTCAAACAATGAAGCTAAGTATGAGGCACTTttgtatgggttgcgtatggccatttcattCGGCGTCCGTCGCCTGATGGTCTATGGCGACTCACACTTAGTGGTCAATcaggtgatgaaggagtgggatatCAGGAGCCTAGCTATGACCGGTTATTGCAATGTAGTAAGAAAGCgagagaagaagtttgaggggttagagctccaccaCATACCTCAAATCAAGAATCAAGCTGCGGATGATCTGGCGAAGATAGGTTCGACTCGAAAGCCTATCCCCagtaatgtgttcttggagcataTCCACACCCCGTCAATTCAAGAAGATCCCTTCACGGAGGAGCCCCCACAACAGATAAGTTCAACCAATCTGACTAAGATTGAAGTCCCAGctgtggtcgacttgatcatggaagtTCTAGTGATCACCCCTGACTGGACGGTGCCATATATCGCATACCTGCTCAGGCAGgagctcccagaggatgaagatgaagccCGCCAGATCGttcgtcgatccaaagccttcatGGTTATAAGTGCACAACTTTATAGGGAAAGTGTCACCGGAGTTGCTCAGCGTTGCATCTCTccagaagaaggtcgaatgaTTCTAAATGAGAttcactcggggacctgtggtcaccatgcgtcctctcggaccatcgtaGCCAAAGCATACTGA